A part of Saccharomonospora amisosensis genomic DNA contains:
- a CDS encoding gluconokinase, whose product MMSTCLVVMGVSGAGKSTLARPLAARLCWPVAEADDFHPDANIAKMASGVPLTDADRAPWLAAIRDWINAQAETGPGAVVTCSALKRRYRDSLRAARARVRFVHLEGSRDVIAGRLATRTGHFMPPSLLESQFGDLEPLAPDEDGVTVDVGDSPQRIIEAALALLRPRDYPASGETHH is encoded by the coding sequence ATCATGTCCACCTGCCTGGTGGTGATGGGCGTGTCGGGCGCGGGCAAGAGCACGCTCGCCCGGCCGCTGGCGGCACGGCTGTGCTGGCCGGTGGCGGAGGCCGACGACTTCCATCCCGACGCCAACATCGCGAAGATGGCCTCGGGGGTGCCACTCACCGATGCCGACAGGGCGCCGTGGCTGGCAGCCATCCGCGACTGGATCAACGCGCAGGCCGAAACGGGGCCCGGCGCGGTGGTCACGTGTTCGGCGTTGAAGCGGCGCTACCGAGACTCGCTGCGAGCCGCCCGTGCCCGCGTTCGGTTCGTCCACCTCGAAGGCTCCCGTGACGTCATCGCGGGCAGGCTGGCCACCCGCACGGGTCACTTCATGCCGCCGTCCCTGCTGGAGTCGCAGTTCGGCGACCTCGAACCTCTCGCACCCGACGAGGACGGGGTCACCGTCGATGTCGGTGACAGTCCACAGCGGATCATCGAAGCGGCGCTGGCCCTGCTCCGGCCCCGCGACTACCCGGCCTCAGGCGAGACACATCACTGA
- a CDS encoding response regulator transcription factor, whose translation MRVLVVEDEEPLAEAIARGLRREGMAVDVALNGDDGHEKVSITRYDVVLLDRDLPGMSGDELCKEIVTSGELTRVLMLTASGAVSDRVEGLSLGADDYLAKPFAFPELVARVRALGRRATPPAPPVLTADDVELDPARRTVHRRGQLVDLTRKEFGVLEVLLSAGGAVVSSEDLLERVWDENADPFTTTVRVTVMTLRKKLGEPGIIETVVGSGYRVPGAGSKTGSGSLEG comes from the coding sequence GTGCGGGTACTGGTAGTCGAGGACGAAGAGCCGCTTGCCGAGGCGATCGCGCGCGGGTTGCGCAGGGAGGGCATGGCGGTCGACGTAGCGCTCAACGGTGACGACGGCCACGAGAAGGTGTCGATCACACGCTACGACGTGGTGCTGCTCGACCGTGACCTGCCCGGCATGTCCGGCGACGAGCTGTGCAAGGAGATCGTTACCTCCGGCGAGCTGACCAGGGTGCTGATGCTCACCGCCAGCGGTGCGGTGTCCGACCGCGTCGAGGGGCTGTCTCTCGGCGCCGACGACTACCTCGCGAAGCCGTTCGCGTTTCCCGAGCTGGTGGCACGGGTCAGGGCACTGGGAAGGCGGGCGACACCGCCCGCCCCACCGGTGCTGACGGCCGACGACGTCGAACTCGACCCGGCGAGGCGGACGGTGCACCGGCGGGGTCAGCTGGTCGACCTCACCCGCAAGGAGTTCGGGGTGCTCGAGGTGCTGCTTTCGGCGGGAGGGGCCGTCGTCAGCAGCGAGGATCTGCTGGAGCGGGTGTGGGACGAAAACGCCGACCCGTTCACCACCACGGTCCGGGTCACCGTCATGACCCTGCGAAAGAAGCTCGGTGAGCCCGGCATCATCGAGACCGTGGTTGGTTCCGGTTACCGGGTCCCCGGTGCGGGTTCGAAGACGGGTTCTGGTTCCCTCGAGGGGTGA
- a CDS encoding APC family permease — protein MSKFATVTKRLLLGRPFRSDRLQHTLLPKRIALPVFASDPMSSVAYAPEEILLMLSIAGASAYVYSPWIGLVVALVMAAVVASYRQNVRAYTSGGGDYEVATVNHGPRWGLIVGSALLVDYILTVAVSIASAAANIGSAIPFVATHKVQFAVVAILLLTAMNLRGVRESGTAFAIPSYAFVVGILGMIVWGLVRTFAFGDELRAESADLELVAEEQHLAGLGFAFLILRAFSSGSAALTGVEAIANGVPAFRKPRGRNAAATLLMMGVLAIAMFLGLLFLARLTGAVIAENPAEQLVNAPAGYEQKTLVAQLAGAVFTDFQPGVWYVIFFTGLVLVLAANTAFNGFPVLGSILAQDRFLPRQLHTRGDRLAFSNGILFLAGFAIVLVIAFNAEVTQLIQLYIVGVFVSFVLSQSGMIRHWNRLLRDERDPAARRAMRRAQLTNGFGLVMTSAVLVVILVTKFLAGAWISIVAMAVIYFVMGGIRRHYDRVAEELKEIEGEQVTLPARNHAIVLVSQLHRPTLRALSYAKATRPDVLEAVTVNVDDAETRKLVRAWDEHGFSIPLKVVESPYREVTRPVLDYVKRVKGDQPRNVVTIFIPEYVVGRWWEQLLHNHSALRLKSRLLFQSRVMVTSVPWQLESSKRASRRADRSRPVAGDVRRGLFERRGNGDRTREPKS, from the coding sequence GTGTCCAAGTTCGCCACCGTGACCAAGCGGTTGTTGCTGGGTCGCCCGTTTCGTAGCGACAGGCTCCAGCACACCCTGTTGCCGAAGCGGATCGCGCTGCCGGTGTTCGCTTCCGACCCCATGTCGAGCGTGGCATACGCCCCCGAAGAGATCCTGCTCATGCTGTCGATCGCCGGGGCTTCGGCCTACGTCTACAGCCCGTGGATCGGTCTCGTGGTGGCGTTGGTCATGGCAGCGGTCGTGGCCTCCTACCGGCAGAACGTGCGCGCCTACACCTCGGGCGGCGGCGACTACGAGGTGGCCACCGTCAACCACGGTCCCCGATGGGGCCTGATCGTGGGTAGCGCGCTGCTGGTCGACTACATCCTGACGGTGGCGGTGTCGATCGCCTCGGCCGCGGCGAACATCGGCTCGGCGATTCCGTTCGTCGCCACCCACAAGGTGCAGTTCGCGGTGGTCGCGATCCTGTTGCTGACCGCGATGAACCTGCGTGGCGTGCGCGAGTCGGGCACGGCTTTCGCGATCCCGTCCTACGCGTTCGTGGTCGGCATCCTCGGCATGATCGTCTGGGGCCTTGTGCGCACGTTCGCGTTCGGTGACGAGCTGCGGGCCGAAAGCGCGGACCTGGAGCTCGTCGCGGAGGAGCAGCACCTGGCCGGGTTGGGGTTCGCGTTCCTGATACTGCGGGCGTTCTCCTCCGGAAGCGCGGCGCTAACCGGTGTGGAGGCGATCGCCAACGGGGTGCCCGCGTTCCGCAAACCCAGGGGGCGCAACGCGGCTGCCACGCTGCTGATGATGGGCGTGCTGGCGATCGCGATGTTCCTCGGCCTGCTCTTCCTCGCCAGACTTACCGGCGCGGTTATCGCGGAGAACCCGGCGGAGCAACTGGTCAATGCCCCTGCGGGTTACGAGCAGAAGACACTCGTCGCCCAGCTGGCGGGTGCGGTGTTCACGGATTTCCAGCCGGGAGTCTGGTACGTCATCTTCTTCACCGGGTTGGTCCTGGTCCTGGCCGCCAATACGGCGTTCAACGGCTTCCCGGTGCTTGGATCGATCCTCGCGCAGGACAGGTTCCTGCCCCGGCAGTTGCACACCAGGGGCGACCGGCTGGCGTTCAGCAACGGGATCCTGTTCCTCGCCGGGTTCGCCATCGTGCTGGTGATCGCTTTCAACGCGGAGGTCACCCAGCTCATCCAGCTCTACATCGTGGGTGTCTTCGTGTCCTTCGTGCTCAGCCAGAGCGGCATGATCCGGCACTGGAACCGGCTGCTGCGCGACGAGCGGGACCCGGCGGCACGGCGCGCGATGCGCAGGGCGCAGCTGACCAACGGCTTCGGTCTTGTGATGACCTCGGCTGTGCTCGTGGTGATCCTGGTGACCAAGTTCCTGGCGGGTGCGTGGATCTCGATCGTGGCCATGGCGGTCATCTACTTCGTGATGGGTGGCATCCGCAGGCACTACGACCGGGTCGCAGAGGAGCTAAAGGAGATTGAGGGCGAGCAGGTCACACTCCCCGCACGCAACCACGCGATCGTGCTGGTGTCTCAGCTGCACCGGCCCACGCTGCGGGCGCTGTCCTACGCCAAGGCGACCAGGCCCGACGTGCTGGAGGCGGTCACCGTCAACGTGGACGACGCCGAGACCAGAAAGCTCGTGCGTGCCTGGGACGAGCACGGCTTCTCGATCCCGCTGAAGGTCGTCGAGTCGCCCTACCGAGAGGTCACAAGGCCGGTGCTGGACTACGTCAAGCGGGTCAAGGGCGACCAGCCCCGTAACGTGGTCACCATCTTCATCCCGGAGTACGTGGTGGGCCGCTGGTGGGAGCAGTTGCTGCACAACCACAGCGCGCTGCGGCTGAAGAGCAGGCTGCTGTTCCAGTCACGGGTGATGGTGACGAGCGTGCCCTGGCAACTGGAGTCGTCCAAGCGTGCGTCACGGCGCGCCGACCGCAGCAGGCCGGTCGCCGGTGATGTCCGGCGCGGCTTGTTCGAGCGACGGGGCAACGGTGACCGGACCAGGGAGCCGAAGTCGTGA
- a CDS encoding potassium channel family protein gives MYVVIMGCGRVGASLAAALERLGHEVAVIDRDRDAFRRLGSDFHGRQVVGMGFDRQVLIEAGIERAGAFAAVSSGDNSNIISARVARENFGVEHVVARIYDHKRAAVYERLGIPTVATVPWTTDRFLRTLLPDGVATSWREPSGSMALLQLPLHEDWIGRSVRDLQGATGARVAFIMRFGTGVLPESKTVLQADDVVYVAARSGTVSDVTSVASRPPQEES, from the coding sequence GTGTACGTGGTGATCATGGGATGCGGCCGGGTCGGCGCGTCCCTTGCCGCGGCACTCGAACGGCTCGGCCACGAGGTGGCGGTCATCGACAGGGACCGCGACGCCTTCCGCAGACTCGGTAGTGACTTCCACGGCAGGCAAGTCGTCGGCATGGGGTTCGACCGCCAGGTGCTCATCGAGGCGGGTATCGAGCGCGCCGGGGCTTTCGCCGCGGTGTCGAGCGGCGACAACTCCAACATCATCTCCGCGCGGGTGGCCAGGGAGAACTTCGGGGTCGAACACGTCGTCGCCCGTATCTACGACCACAAGCGCGCCGCCGTGTACGAGCGGCTGGGCATCCCGACCGTCGCCACCGTGCCGTGGACGACCGACCGGTTCCTGCGCACGCTGTTACCCGACGGGGTGGCCACTTCGTGGCGTGAACCCTCAGGAAGCATGGCACTGCTGCAGTTGCCGCTGCACGAGGACTGGATCGGCCGCAGCGTGCGTGACCTGCAGGGTGCGACCGGGGCGCGAGTCGCCTTCATCATGCGTTTCGGAACCGGTGTGCTCCCCGAGAGCAAGACCGTGCTGCAGGCTGACGACGTCGTCTACGTCGCGGCCCGCTCCGGCACCGTCAGCGACGTGACGAGCGTCGCGTCGCGGCCACCCCAGGAGGAGAGCTGA
- a CDS encoding DUF3159 domain-containing protein, translating into MSEPDRTGENTDEAQPRQDQPREPDQAGRERDQTLLEQMGGVSGLVYSSLPVIVFVLLNALIGLQAAIWGALGSAVLITVVRVVRKEPVQPAISGFFGVAIAAFIAYRTGSAKGFFLFGIWASLVYCAALVVSVLVRWPLAGVVWNYLNGTGMAWRKDKPSRFGYDVATLALAAVFAARFVVQRWLYDEDYTGWLAFAKIAMGYPLYGLALLVVVWAVRRSDKRLKELLESQPRQESDAEIEARLRMKYGEAPPQGA; encoded by the coding sequence GTGAGTGAACCCGATCGGACCGGCGAGAACACCGACGAAGCCCAGCCTCGACAGGACCAGCCGCGGGAACCGGACCAGGCCGGGCGCGAGCGGGACCAGACGTTACTCGAGCAGATGGGCGGCGTTTCGGGCCTGGTCTACTCGTCGCTGCCGGTGATCGTGTTCGTTCTGCTGAACGCTCTGATCGGGCTCCAGGCCGCGATCTGGGGCGCGCTTGGCAGTGCCGTGCTGATCACGGTGGTACGCGTGGTACGCAAGGAGCCGGTGCAGCCTGCCATCTCCGGGTTCTTCGGGGTCGCGATCGCTGCGTTCATCGCTTACCGCACCGGATCGGCCAAGGGGTTCTTCCTGTTCGGCATCTGGGCGAGCCTCGTCTACTGCGCGGCGTTGGTGGTGTCGGTGCTGGTGCGGTGGCCGCTGGCCGGCGTCGTGTGGAACTACCTCAACGGCACCGGCATGGCCTGGCGCAAGGACAAGCCGTCCCGGTTCGGCTACGACGTCGCCACCCTGGCGCTGGCCGCGGTGTTCGCCGCGCGGTTCGTGGTGCAACGGTGGCTGTACGACGAGGATTATACGGGTTGGCTGGCCTTCGCCAAGATCGCGATGGGCTACCCGCTGTACGGCCTCGCCTTGCTCGTGGTGGTGTGGGCCGTGCGCCGGTCGGACAAGCGGCTGAAGGAGCTGCTGGAGTCGCAGCCGAGGCAGGAGAGCGACGCCGAGATCGAGGCACGGCTGCGGATGAAGTACGGCGAGGCGCCACCGCAGGGCGCGTGA
- a CDS encoding aldo/keto reductase encodes MVPTVELNNGVHMPQVGFGVYKIPDDEVVGALRTAFDAGYRSVDTATLYRNERGVGVAVAESGLAREDVFVTTKLWNTDHGYDEAMRAFDTSLNLLGLDYVDLYLIHWPVASADRYVPTWQALRKLAEEGRARAIGVSNFQVEHLRRLLDETGVAPAVNQIELHPWLQQSQLRAFHSAHGIVTEAWAPIARGGARLGDEVLDRLARKHGKTPAQVVLRWHVELGHVVIPKSVTPKRIAENIDIFDFELDEHDMSMMATLDDGYRTGPHPDSMG; translated from the coding sequence ATGGTTCCCACGGTCGAGCTGAACAACGGTGTCCACATGCCCCAGGTGGGTTTCGGTGTCTACAAGATCCCCGACGACGAGGTGGTCGGTGCGCTGCGGACCGCGTTCGACGCGGGCTACCGCAGCGTGGACACCGCGACGTTGTACCGCAACGAGCGCGGAGTCGGTGTCGCGGTCGCGGAGTCGGGCCTGGCCCGCGAGGACGTGTTCGTCACCACCAAGCTGTGGAACACCGACCACGGCTACGACGAGGCCATGCGCGCCTTCGACACCAGCCTGAACCTGCTCGGGCTCGACTACGTCGACCTCTACCTCATCCACTGGCCGGTTGCCTCGGCGGACAGGTACGTGCCGACGTGGCAGGCGCTGCGCAAGCTCGCCGAAGAAGGTCGAGCCCGCGCGATCGGGGTGTCCAACTTCCAGGTCGAGCACCTGCGCAGGCTGCTGGATGAGACCGGCGTGGCACCGGCCGTCAACCAGATCGAGCTGCACCCGTGGCTACAGCAGTCGCAGCTGCGGGCGTTCCATTCCGCCCACGGCATCGTCACCGAGGCGTGGGCGCCGATCGCGCGTGGCGGGGCACGGCTGGGCGACGAGGTGCTGGACAGGCTCGCCCGCAAGCACGGCAAGACACCCGCGCAGGTGGTGCTGCGCTGGCATGTCGAATTGGGTCACGTGGTGATCCCGAAGTCGGTGACGCCGAAACGGATCGCCGAGAACATCGACATCTTCGATTTCGAACTAGACGAGCACGACATGTCGATGATGGCCACGCTGGACGACGGGTACCGTACCGGCCCACATCCCGACAGCATGGGCTGA
- a CDS encoding class I SAM-dependent RNA methyltransferase, protein MSESWQGRTFEIEVGPVAHGGHCVSRVDGRVVFMRHALPGERVLAEVTEDAGKSFCRADAVKVLSASPQRVTPPCPVAGPGLCGGCDWQHAAADAQLDLKAAVVSEQLRRLAGIERPVRVEALPGGLLRWRTRVRFVAAQDGRAGLRAHRSHRIVPLTDCPITTTAAVRAVLPRRWGPGNEIEVTSDSDGQVHVREAGEQRVGGVAVQRAAGRRWRLSAHGFWQVHPEAAETFASVVDQWAEASRDGLAWDLYAGAGLFAGVLAQQVGVGGRVLAVEADRRAVADGEANTAGAPQVRWRRGAVERVLRESRGRSNRRHERPEVVVLDPPRKGAGKAVVEAVSGARPERVVYVACDPAALARDLATFAARGYRLDRLRAFDAFPMTHHVECIALLRRG, encoded by the coding sequence GTGAGCGAGAGCTGGCAGGGCCGTACCTTCGAGATCGAGGTCGGTCCCGTGGCACACGGTGGGCATTGCGTGTCCCGGGTGGACGGACGGGTGGTGTTCATGCGGCACGCGCTGCCGGGTGAGCGCGTGCTGGCCGAGGTCACCGAGGACGCGGGCAAGTCGTTCTGCCGTGCGGACGCCGTCAAGGTACTCAGTGCTTCGCCGCAGCGGGTCACCCCACCGTGTCCGGTCGCAGGGCCGGGACTGTGCGGCGGTTGTGACTGGCAGCATGCCGCGGCCGACGCGCAACTCGACCTCAAGGCCGCGGTGGTGTCCGAGCAGCTACGGCGGCTGGCCGGAATCGAGCGGCCCGTGCGGGTGGAGGCCTTGCCAGGTGGCCTGCTGCGCTGGCGCACCCGGGTGAGGTTCGTGGCCGCACAGGATGGCAGGGCGGGGCTGCGCGCCCATCGCAGCCACCGGATCGTCCCGCTGACCGACTGCCCCATCACCACCACGGCGGCGGTGCGGGCGGTGCTGCCGCGCAGGTGGGGTCCCGGGAACGAGATCGAGGTCACCTCCGACTCCGATGGCCAGGTGCACGTGCGCGAGGCGGGCGAACAGCGGGTGGGCGGTGTGGCGGTACAGCGTGCGGCAGGGCGGCGCTGGCGGCTGTCCGCGCACGGGTTCTGGCAGGTGCACCCGGAAGCGGCCGAGACGTTCGCGAGCGTGGTGGACCAGTGGGCCGAGGCGTCGCGAGACGGATTGGCATGGGATCTGTACGCGGGAGCCGGGCTGTTCGCCGGGGTGCTGGCGCAGCAGGTCGGGGTGGGCGGCCGGGTGCTGGCGGTGGAGGCGGATCGCCGCGCGGTCGCCGACGGCGAGGCGAACACCGCCGGGGCGCCACAGGTGCGCTGGCGCCGCGGCGCCGTGGAACGGGTGCTGCGCGAGTCGCGCGGCAGATCGAACCGCCGCCACGAAAGGCCCGAGGTCGTCGTGCTCGACCCACCGCGCAAAGGCGCGGGCAAGGCGGTGGTTGAAGCCGTGTCCGGTGCGCGACCAGAGCGTGTGGTGTACGTGGCGTGCGATCCCGCCGCGCTGGCCAGAGACCTCGCGACCTTCGCCGCCCGGGGCTACCGGTTGGACCGGCTGCGTGCCTTCGACGCGTTCCCGATGACCCACCACGTCGAGTGCATCGCGCTGTTGCGGCGCGGGTGA
- a CDS encoding sensor histidine kinase has translation MRLPGLPARGLRARITVLATVLVAVVSVVLLWLAWRLVGDSVAAVPELPPGTTVRVDGVEVEASVLAEYLREHARQRMLLAGAVAFFFVVVAAAILAWTFTSRVLRPLREITDTARRLSVESMGERIGTLRTRDELAELAHTFDAMLDRLQAAFDAQRHFVANASHELRTPLSVIRTELDVTLSDTAADEVELRRMAEVVREATERAERLVGSLLLLARTDGAGVAVIERVDLAAVVDTAWRAVRSEADKRGLRVEFNTAPAATTGDLALLERVAGNLLENAVRHNLDGGWIEVCTRPGDRWSTLTVRSSGQLIDPVTVSELFEPFRRAGVARTARSGAGLGLSIVRAAVRAHGGSVTAEPVVGGGLSVTVQLPSTA, from the coding sequence ATGCGCCTGCCCGGCCTGCCCGCACGCGGTCTGCGTGCTCGCATCACCGTGCTCGCGACCGTGCTGGTGGCGGTGGTGAGCGTGGTGTTGTTGTGGCTGGCCTGGCGCCTGGTCGGCGACTCGGTCGCCGCCGTTCCCGAGCTGCCACCCGGCACGACGGTGCGGGTGGACGGTGTCGAGGTGGAAGCGTCGGTGCTGGCCGAGTACCTGCGTGAGCACGCGAGGCAGCGGATGTTGCTGGCCGGTGCCGTCGCGTTCTTCTTCGTGGTGGTGGCGGCGGCGATCCTGGCGTGGACGTTCACCTCCCGGGTACTGCGCCCGCTTCGCGAGATCACCGATACCGCGCGCCGGTTGTCCGTGGAATCCATGGGCGAGCGCATCGGGACGCTGCGTACTCGCGACGAGCTGGCCGAACTGGCGCACACCTTCGACGCGATGCTCGACCGGTTGCAGGCGGCTTTCGACGCGCAGCGGCACTTCGTCGCCAACGCCAGCCACGAGCTGCGCACCCCGCTTTCGGTGATCCGCACCGAACTCGACGTCACGTTGTCCGACACCGCCGCCGACGAGGTGGAGCTGCGCAGGATGGCCGAGGTGGTCCGCGAAGCCACCGAGCGCGCCGAGCGGCTGGTCGGTTCGTTGCTGCTGCTGGCACGCACCGACGGCGCTGGTGTCGCCGTCATTGAGCGGGTGGACCTGGCCGCGGTGGTGGACACCGCGTGGCGCGCGGTGCGGTCCGAGGCCGACAAACGGGGGCTGCGCGTGGAGTTCAACACCGCGCCCGCTGCGACGACAGGCGATCTGGCGTTGCTCGAACGGGTCGCAGGCAACCTGCTGGAGAACGCGGTGCGGCACAACCTGGACGGGGGCTGGATCGAGGTCTGCACGCGTCCCGGCGACCGCTGGTCCACACTCACCGTGCGCTCGTCGGGACAGCTCATCGACCCGGTGACGGTTTCGGAGCTGTTCGAACCGTTTCGGCGGGCAGGCGTGGCCCGCACGGCGCGGTCCGGCGCCGGGCTGGGACTGTCGATCGTGCGGGCGGCGGTGCGGGCGCACGGCGGATCGGTGACGGCCGAACCGGTGGTAGGCGGCGGACTCTCGGTGACCGTGCAGCTGCCCTCGACTGCGTAG
- a CDS encoding potassium channel family protein, whose product MRVAIAGAGAVGRSIASELIEAGHTVMLIERQARQFVPETVEQADWVLGDACEVSTLEESGIQLCDVVIAATGDDKVNLVVSLLAKTEFAVRRVVARVNNPANEWLFNESWGVDVSVSTPRMLAAMVEEAVSVGDLVRLMTFRQSQANLVELTLPAETPLAGKPVRDLALPKNAALVTILRGDRVIVPQPDDPVEPGDELLFVSPTDVEPDLRKALGY is encoded by the coding sequence ATGCGGGTCGCGATCGCGGGCGCGGGTGCGGTGGGCCGCTCCATCGCCTCCGAACTCATCGAAGCGGGGCACACGGTGATGCTGATCGAGCGGCAGGCACGCCAGTTCGTGCCGGAGACGGTGGAGCAGGCCGACTGGGTGCTCGGTGACGCCTGCGAGGTGTCCACGCTGGAGGAGTCGGGCATCCAGCTGTGCGACGTGGTGATCGCGGCCACCGGTGACGACAAGGTGAACCTGGTCGTGTCGCTGCTGGCCAAGACCGAGTTCGCGGTGCGAAGGGTCGTCGCCCGCGTCAACAACCCGGCCAACGAGTGGCTGTTCAACGAAAGCTGGGGCGTGGACGTGTCGGTCTCAACGCCAAGGATGCTGGCCGCGATGGTCGAGGAGGCGGTGAGCGTCGGCGACCTGGTGCGGCTGATGACCTTCCGGCAGAGCCAGGCCAACCTCGTGGAGCTCACCCTGCCCGCAGAGACACCGCTGGCTGGCAAGCCGGTGCGCGACCTGGCATTGCCGAAGAACGCCGCGCTCGTGACGATCCTGCGCGGCGACCGGGTCATCGTCCCGCAACCGGACGATCCGGTGGAACCGGGCGACGAACTGCTGTTCGTATCCCCTACCGACGTCGAACCCGACCTTCGCAAGGCGCTCGGCTACTGA
- the dxs gene encoding 1-deoxy-D-xylulose-5-phosphate synthase, with protein sequence MTLLESVHGPADLKRMDHDELEVLAGEIRDFLVDKVCRAGGHLGPNLGVVELTLALHRVFDSPRDALLFDVGHQAYVHKIVTGRHSGFDNLRQLGGIAGYPSRAESEHDHIENSHASTALSYADGLAKAFQLEGGGRHAVAVVGDGALTGGMCWEALNNIAADPQRPVVIVVNDNGRSYSPTIGGLAEHLASLRLRPGYERLLDGGRELLQHTPVVGKPIYTALHAAKAGIKDALSPQVMFSDLGLKYFGPVDGHDIPALEKALAGAKAFGGPVIVHAVTEKGHGYPPAVNHQADQMHQTDPIDPRTGLPPVKGPSWTSVFSDELAAIGAEREDVVAITAAMLRSTGLHTFAEEFPDRWFDVGIAEQHAVTSAAGLAMGGKHPVVAVYSTFLNRAFDQVLMDVALHRLPVTLVLDRAGITGPDGPSHHGMWDLSLLGMVPGMRVAAPRDAGTLREELREAIAVSDGPTALRFSKGSVVESVPAVERLGTVDVLRRGGSEDVLLVAVGAFAGLGLSAADRLADQGIGVTVVDPRWVLPVAPELVELAASHRLVVTVEDCGRHGGFGSAVAAALRDADCDVPLRDLGVPQRFLQHGSREQVLAGVGLTAQDVARKVTEWAANRIGDAQAADEAAVESPRD encoded by the coding sequence GTGACGTTGCTGGAGTCCGTGCACGGACCGGCCGACCTCAAGCGAATGGACCACGACGAGCTTGAGGTACTGGCTGGAGAGATCAGGGATTTCCTTGTCGACAAGGTGTGCAGGGCGGGCGGCCACCTCGGACCGAACCTCGGTGTCGTCGAACTGACGCTGGCGCTGCATCGGGTCTTCGACTCGCCGCGTGACGCGCTGTTGTTCGACGTCGGCCACCAGGCCTACGTCCACAAGATCGTCACCGGCCGCCACAGCGGCTTCGACAACCTGCGGCAACTCGGCGGCATCGCGGGCTACCCCTCCCGCGCGGAGAGCGAGCACGATCACATCGAGAACAGCCACGCCTCGACGGCGCTTTCCTACGCCGACGGGCTGGCGAAGGCCTTCCAACTCGAAGGAGGCGGACGGCACGCCGTCGCCGTGGTCGGAGACGGTGCCCTCACCGGCGGGATGTGCTGGGAGGCGCTGAACAACATCGCCGCCGACCCGCAACGGCCCGTGGTGATCGTGGTCAACGACAACGGCAGGTCCTACTCACCCACTATCGGAGGGCTGGCCGAACACCTTGCTTCGCTGCGGCTACGGCCGGGCTACGAGCGGCTCCTCGACGGCGGGCGGGAACTGCTGCAGCACACCCCGGTGGTGGGCAAGCCCATCTACACGGCCCTGCATGCGGCCAAGGCGGGAATCAAGGACGCGTTGAGCCCGCAGGTGATGTTCTCCGATCTCGGCCTCAAGTACTTCGGCCCGGTGGACGGGCATGACATCCCCGCGCTGGAGAAGGCGCTGGCCGGTGCCAAGGCGTTCGGTGGCCCTGTGATCGTGCACGCGGTCACCGAGAAGGGTCACGGTTACCCGCCCGCGGTGAACCACCAGGCCGACCAGATGCACCAGACCGACCCCATCGACCCTCGAACCGGGCTGCCGCCGGTGAAGGGGCCGAGCTGGACCTCGGTCTTCAGTGACGAACTGGCCGCCATCGGCGCCGAGCGCGAGGACGTGGTCGCGATCACGGCGGCGATGCTGCGTTCCACCGGGCTGCATACCTTCGCGGAGGAGTTCCCCGACAGGTGGTTCGACGTCGGCATCGCCGAGCAGCATGCGGTGACCTCGGCCGCCGGGCTGGCGATGGGTGGCAAGCACCCGGTGGTCGCGGTGTACTCCACGTTCCTCAACCGCGCGTTCGACCAGGTGCTGATGGACGTGGCGCTGCACCGGCTGCCCGTCACGCTGGTGCTCGACCGGGCCGGTATCACCGGGCCAGACGGCCCGAGCCATCACGGCATGTGGGACCTCTCCCTGCTGGGAATGGTCCCCGGGATGCGGGTGGCCGCGCCTCGCGACGCCGGCACGCTGCGTGAGGAGCTGCGTGAGGCGATCGCGGTTTCGGACGGCCCGACCGCCCTGCGGTTCTCCAAGGGTTCGGTCGTGGAATCGGTGCCCGCGGTTGAACGCCTCGGTACCGTCGACGTGCTGCGCAGGGGCGGGTCGGAGGACGTGCTGCTCGTCGCCGTGGGGGCGTTCGCCGGGCTCGGGCTTTCGGCGGCAGATCGGCTCGCCGATCAGGGGATAGGCGTGACCGTGGTGGACCCGCGCTGGGTGCTTCCGGTCGCGCCCGAGCTGGTGGAGCTGGCCGCTTCGCACCGGTTGGTGGTTACCGTGGAGGACTGCGGAAGGCACGGCGGCTTCGGTTCGGCGGTCGCCGCCGCACTGCGCGACGCCGACTGCGACGTCCCGTTGCGCGACCTCGGTGTGCCGCAGCGGTTCCTGCAACACGGCTCCCGCGAGCAGGTGCTGGCCGGTGTCGGGCTGACCGCGCAGGACGTGGCGCGCAAGGTCACCGAATGGGCAGCCAACCGGATCGGCGATGCGCAGGCGGCCGACGAGGCGGCGGTGGAGTCACCCCGCGACTGA